Within Candidatus Melainabacteria bacterium, the genomic segment CTCACCATTACAAACTAGCGCGCACGCAATCACAAATCTCGAAACTGCAGCTCGAACTGGTCGAAAACCTGGCGACTCGACTGCAGGAATTCCATCAGAGCGAAGGAATGCAACTGGGCGACATCAAAGATACAGTCTTTATCAATGACCCAGAAAAAGCGGGACGCTTGCTGACTTTCCTCAAAGAGCGGAGAGATAGCAGTCAGCCGCTTCGGGTAAGCTTGTTGGAAGAAAGCAGTGCTCCACTTCAAGTGTCTGCACAAGCGACTCGACTTGAGGTTGGCTCATAAGCTTGCGAAGCAACTCTAATTTGCGCGGCGTTTCTTCCTCGTGTCGAAGCGCCGCCAGGACGTTCTGCAACTCATTGTGGTTCAATCCACCCGCGACCTTATCAACAATAGCGAGCGCACCTTGCGGACCGACACGAACCATCATCGTGTAGTTTTGAAGCGCATCTTCGATCAGGGAATAGTCACGCGGAGAAAGAATGGCTGAGGAAAACAGAACTGCACCACTACGATGATGCAGGGCTTCCTCCTTGCAAATGACGCCAAGAATTCTGGACAAATTTGTATGCGTGCAAGCTTTTGCAAGCCGCATGTAATGATCGAGTCCCCAGCCTTCGAGAATTACCTGTACAAGATAAACGAGCAAGCGAGGCGGATACTCTTCAATCAAGCTAGATAAAAAAGAGAGAAAATGTCCCTGCGGAAGCTGCTTGCACTGAGCCGGCAAATACGGCTCAATCCACGCCAGATGCCTGGCTTCATCGGCACCTATCAATGCAAACAACTGTGCCTCATCAGTACCTTCGGCAGTCAAAATCATTTTGGCACTATACGCCAGGCCAGATTTCTCAATGAAGTATGCCTCTGTAAGAAGTGATTGGTTGCACTTACTGAGAATTTCAACTTGCTGTTGGTCAGACAGCTTCATGAAAACTGCTGAACCATCCAGCCCCCACCATTGAGCAGACCAGAGCGAGCTGTAGTCCAGGAG encodes:
- a CDS encoding ferritin-like domain-containing protein gives rise to the protein MSENPAPKSLEVPSSKLHLRDKVDASISLDSRNKEGANISLALRNKVDVRNKLDAPHAGKDSPLYRIIASKTGSDKELPDVRLLDYSSLWSAQWWGLDGSAVFMKLSDQQQVEILSKCNQSLLTEAYFIEKSGLAYSAKMILTAEGTDEAQLFALIGADEARHLAWIEPYLPAQCKQLPQGHFLSFLSSLIEEYPPRLLVYLVQVILEGWGLDHYMRLAKACTHTNLSRILGVICKEEALHHRSGAVLFSSAILSPRDYSLIEDALQNYTMMVRVGPQGALAIVDKVAGGLNHNELQNVLAALRHEEETPRKLELLRKLMSQPQVESLVQTLEVEHCFLPTSLPEAADCYLSAL